One genomic segment of Pueribacillus theae includes these proteins:
- a CDS encoding DUF2935 domain-containing protein, whose product MQFYYGQQMPLRILDEAEFWKHQEEEHTVVIRELVKGLEKKYVDALNEWEKALSETHQRVVSFIETVTRSNYYLPAKLYQQVMQLTSFCMDQSLQFIELCRQIKNHSAVVSKNQTAKVVLDHIIRESEYFIGIARALLYSRN is encoded by the coding sequence ATGCAATTTTATTATGGGCAGCAGATGCCTTTACGCATATTAGATGAAGCGGAGTTTTGGAAGCATCAGGAAGAAGAACACACAGTTGTTATTAGGGAACTGGTAAAAGGGTTGGAAAAGAAATACGTCGACGCGCTTAATGAATGGGAAAAAGCGCTTTCCGAAACACACCAAAGAGTGGTCAGCTTTATAGAAACGGTTACTCGTTCAAACTATTATTTACCGGCAAAACTCTACCAGCAAGTTATGCAGCTTACGTCATTCTGCATGGATCAAAGCTTGCAATTTATTGAGCTATGCCGGCAAATTAAAAACCATAGTGCCGTAGTAAGTAAAAATCAAACAGCTAAAGTAGTCCTCGATCATATTATCCGGGAATCAGAATATTTTATAGGTATTGCCAGAGCGCTTTTGTATAGTAGAAATTAA